Genomic segment of Cytobacillus suaedae:
ATTTGAAGGGAATGGAAATTCTGCCTTCAATTAGACCTACTCACGTTGAAATTGAGTATGATGGTAAAGAATTTGAAGGAGAAATCATGTTATTCCTAGTATCACTTACAAACTCTGTAGGTGGCTTTGAAAAACTAGCTCCTGATTCCCGTTTAAATGATGGTTTATTCGATTTGATCATTCTTAAAAAAGCAAATCTAGCCGATTTCGTAAAAATAGCTTCACTTGCTTTACGTGGTGAGCACATAAATGATCCACATGTGATTTACACAAAAGCAAATCGAATAAAAGTAAATCCTACTGAAAAAATGCAGTTAAATCTAGATGGTGAATATGGCGGCTTGTTACCAGGAGAGTTCCTAAACCTGTACCATCATTTTGATGTATTTGTTTCTAAAGAAAAATCCCAATTCATGCATGACAATAGTTAAACCTGGCCACTTATGCCGGGTTTTTTTAGTGGCCAATTGGCAGATAGAGTTATAGTTGTGTTACAATCAGGTAAGCATTTTGACGAAAAGGAAGAAGAAAATATGACCAATACGCAAGTTCCAGTTGCAAAGAATGAATACTATGATGTTACCTTTGAAGACCTTACTCACGATGGAGCTGGGGTGGCAAAGGTTGAAGGGTTTCCGATCTTTGTGCAAAACGCCTTACCAGAGGAACGAGCTAAAATAAAAATAATCAAGGTGAAAAAAGGCTATGCCTTTGGCCGCTTAATTGAACTTCAAGAAAAGAGCCAAGACCGAGTGGATGCCCCATGTCCACTTTATAAAGAATGTGGTGGATGTCAGTTGCAACATCTAAGCTATAATGGGCAACTAAAAGCAAAACAAAAGCAAGTACAAGATGTCTTAGCGAGAATTGGGCATCTGAAGGATATCCATGTACACCCTGTATTAGGAATGGAAGATCCATGGAGATACCGTAACAAAGCACAGGTTCCTGTAGGGGAACGAGAAGGCGGCCTAGTTGCAGGATTTTATCAACAACGAAGCCATGAAATCATTAACATGGAAGCCTGTTTAATTCAGCAAGAAAAAAATGATCAGGTGATCCAAACGGTTAAAGCAATCTGTGAAAAATATGGTGTAACTGCCTATAATGAGGAAAAGTATAAAGGAACGATTCGTCATATTATGGCTCGTTATGGATTAGTTACCAATGAAATCATGGTTGTTCTAATTACAAAAACAAACGAGCTTCCAAATAAAGAAAAAATTATCGAAGAAATCCATACAAACCTACCAAATGTAAAATCAATTGTTCATAATATTAACCAGAAGCGAACAAATGTTATTTTTGGTGACGAAACCAATGTCCTATGGGGTGAAGAATACATTTATGATTACATAGGAGACATTAAGTTTGCGATTTCAGCACGGTCCTTTTATCAAGTAAATCCTGAACAAACAAAGGTGCTCTATGATAAGGCACTGGAGTATGCAAATCTAACCGGCGAGGAAACGGTCATAGATGCGTATTGTGGAATCGGAACGATTTCCTTATTCTTAGCCCAAAAAGCTAAAAAAGTATATGGGGTAGAGATAGTTCCAGAAGCAATTGAAGATGCAAAAAGAAACGCGTTGTTAAATGGAATTGAAAACGCAGAATTTGCTGTAGGCGAATCGGAAGTTGTCATCCCAAGATGGAAAGCAGAAGGGATTAAAGCTGATGTGATTGTCGTAGATCCTCCTCGTAAAGGGTGCGATGAAGCACTGCTAAATACAATTATAGAAATGAAGCCTAAGCGGGTTGTATATGTATCCTGTAACCCTGCAACTCTTGCTAGGGATTTAAAGATCCTTGAAGATGGTGGGTTTAAGACAGTTGAAGTTCAGCCGGTTGATATGTTTCCACATACAACGCATTGTGAGGCTGTTGCAAAAATTGAGTTTAGGATTGAATAAAAAATCAATGATATTCCGTAGACCATTTTTATAAAATGGTCTGTTTTTTTATTATTTAGAGTGCTCTTTGCTACTATAAATAGGATGGTTAATACCCAATATGGTAAAAGTAGATAGTTAGGGTACAATGGGATTTTAGAGGGGTGTCCCCTCTTGATTCCACTTGACCCATAAAGGAGTTGGTAAAATGACAACAATGATCTATAAAACAAGGCATCCTGTTATACTATCCGATTCATTGAAAAATGATGGTAATCTTTGCATCCCAATGAATAAATTGAGCGAGTATACTGGATTAGAACTTAAACCTGATGGTATATGTATTGAGGACACGTGTATTCCTCTTACAAAACTCCAGGAAAAAGAAATAATCCTACATGAAGAAAACTTATTTAATATTAGTGCGTTTTCGAGAATGATGGGTGAACCAATCGTTCATGATTCTGAGTATGATGTTTATGTCATTGGCGATGGCGGGTCTAACCAACAAAAAAATGGTACGACTCTTTCAGCACCAGATTTCACTCTTCCTGATTTCAAAGGAGTAAAACACACACTCTCTTCATATTTAGGTAAGAAGATTCTTTTAGTATCCTGGGCTTCATGGTGAGGATGTAGATTTGATCTGCCAGTTTGGCAGTCTCTTTATGAAGAATTGAAAGATGAAAACTTTATTATTATAGCCGTTGCCTTTGATACGGGAGGTATATCAGTTGTTAAAGAATGGATTGACAAAGCGAACCCTACATATCCGTGTCTTATTGATAAAAGTCACATTATTGCAGAATTATATAATATGGTGAATGTAACAAACGCTGTATGGATAAATGAAGAAGGTAAAATTGTAAGAGTGGCTGAACCTGCTGGATGGAATGACGGTTGGAGAACAAACAATCTTTCTGGATTGGAAGAGTCAAAAAACAACTATTACAATACTTTGCGAAAATGGGTTCAAACTGGAGATACAAATAAATATGTTCTCCAAGCAAATAAAGAAAACAATAGAATATCCGGACCTACCTATGAACAGTCCCTTGCTGCAGCAAATTTCAAGATGGGAATCTATTTAACAGAGCTTGAAAAGGTAGAAAAAGCAAGAAACTATTTTAATAAGGCGATCGAACTGTACCCAGAGAGTTGGAACTTCAAGCGCCAATCGTGGTCATTAATAGAGTCACAAGAAGAACAAAGAAGTAAATTCAAAGAGGCCCTTAAAGAATTAGAAGATAAACCCTATTATCCATTAATAGAATACAATGATTAACCAAAGGACATCGACTCGGCATAAAAAGAGAGCGACAGATTTCAACGTCTGTTGCTCCTTCTTTGTGTCTCTGTATTACCAAACATATAATTATATGATAAATACCTCTAAATATTGTTATTTCCAACATCTAATAACAATTTTTGATAATATATAAAGAAATTTTAAAGATGAGTAAGGAAATGGTGGTATATTAGAATATATGAAAGAGAGACTTATAGAATATACAGCGAAAGTGAGGGAGTAAAAATCGTGAATTTTAAAACGATTTTATTCACCGGTTTTGGAGTTGTCATCATTGCAATGAGTATTATCATAAGCCTTATCATCAATACATATTACAACCAGACACAGAAGATGAATGAGCTTGTAAATGATCGGTATAGTAAAATTGAACATGCCAATTCCATTAGATATGAAATGGGTGCTATTGATTTAGAGGGCGTGACGGAAAGTAACGTAACAAACCCCTCTACTAATCAAAGAGCTGAGAAGGCCTTCCAAAGGACTAACCAGAAATTAGTAGAGTTAGAGAAGCTGGTCAGTATTCAACAGGCTAAGGATATTCTAGCAAATATATCTAATCACTATAATTCTTTTAAACTGAGTTATGAAGAATTAGTAGTAGACAGGAATCAGGATTTACTAAAGTTGGCAAAAGAAGATCAAGCCATTTTAATTAAAAGCGTGGAAGAGTTAATCAAT
This window contains:
- the rlmD gene encoding 23S rRNA (uracil(1939)-C(5))-methyltransferase RlmD, with translation MTNTQVPVAKNEYYDVTFEDLTHDGAGVAKVEGFPIFVQNALPEERAKIKIIKVKKGYAFGRLIELQEKSQDRVDAPCPLYKECGGCQLQHLSYNGQLKAKQKQVQDVLARIGHLKDIHVHPVLGMEDPWRYRNKAQVPVGEREGGLVAGFYQQRSHEIINMEACLIQQEKNDQVIQTVKAICEKYGVTAYNEEKYKGTIRHIMARYGLVTNEIMVVLITKTNELPNKEKIIEEIHTNLPNVKSIVHNINQKRTNVIFGDETNVLWGEEYIYDYIGDIKFAISARSFYQVNPEQTKVLYDKALEYANLTGEETVIDAYCGIGTISLFLAQKAKKVYGVEIVPEAIEDAKRNALLNGIENAEFAVGESEVVIPRWKAEGIKADVIVVDPPRKGCDEALLNTIIEMKPKRVVYVSCNPATLARDLKILEDGGFKTVEVQPVDMFPHTTHCEAVAKIEFRIE
- a CDS encoding redoxin domain-containing protein, which translates into the protein MPVWQSLYEELKDENFIIIAVAFDTGGISVVKEWIDKANPTYPCLIDKSHIIAELYNMVNVTNAVWINEEGKIVRVAEPAGWNDGWRTNNLSGLEESKNNYYNTLRKWVQTGDTNKYVLQANKENNRISGPTYEQSLAAANFKMGIYLTELEKVEKARNYFNKAIELYPESWNFKRQSWSLIESQEEQRSKFKEALKELEDKPYYPLIEYND